In Nitrosococcus halophilus Nc 4, the genomic stretch CAACGCCGCAGGATCCCGGTAATACTCGCCAATGCCCGCCTTTCGGAACGTTCGGCGCGAGGCTATTCCCGCTTGGGAGCGTTCTCCCAGGATATGTTGTCTGATCTCGCCTTTATTGCGGCCCAGGGAAAAGCCGATGCCGAACGCTTTATTGCCCTCGGAGCGCCCCCTGAGCGAGTCCAGGTAACCGGTAATCTCAAGTTTGAACTCAAACTCCCCTCCCCTCTGGAATCTCAGGGAGCCCTATTAAGGCGCCAATGGGGTCAGTCACGCCCCCTTTGGATTGCCGCCAGCACCCATGAAGGGGAAGAAGAACAAATCCTAACTGCCTTCAAACAGGTGCAACAATCCTACCCATCAGCCCTACTGGTTCTGGTGCCAAGGCATCCCGAACGATTCGGTCGCGTCCATCACTTATGCCAACGGCAAGGCTTTATTACCCAACTTCGCAGTGAACAACGAGCTTGCGATCCAGCTACGGAGATTTTCATCGGTGACACTATGGGGGAGCTCCCCTTATTCTTCGCGGCCTCTGATGTCGCTTTTCTCGGTGGCAGCCTAGTCCCTGTGGGGGGACACAACCCTTTGGAACCGGCCGCCCTAAAACGGCCCGTTATTCTCGGGCCCCATATGTTCAATTTTTATGAGATCAGCCAACGGTTACTGGCAGCCGGCGCAGCCATTCAAGTTGAAACCATTCAGGAGCTGGCCCAGACTGTTCAGCACTATCTTGGCAATCCCCAACTCCGTGCGAAAGCAGGCGAAGCGGGACAGCAAGTAATTGCCCAAAACCAGGGAGCATCAAGCAAAATACTACAACTCATCAATACCTTACGAGCCAACAGCACGAAAGAGGCGTGAACCGGCTGGGATAAGAAGCCAGAAAAACTCACCCCTCAAAACTTCCGCTAGGGCGCTTATCTATAAGGGGCCACCCTCAATGCAGCCACTGGTTAATTTGCTCCAAGTCTTCTAGGGTGATAATGCCAGCCCCTTGCTTCAGACGCAGCGTATTGAGGATATACTCATAGCGGGACCGAGAGTGATCCCGGAGGGCGCGAAACAAATCCCGCCGCACGTTGAGGACATCCACCGTCGTGCGGGTCCCCACCTCAAAGCCGGCTTCGGTCGCCTCCAGAGAACTCTCGTTGGAAACAATGGCCTGCTGCAAAGCCTTGACCTGACTGACTTCGGAGATGACGCCCAAATAAGCCTCACGAGTCTGGCGGAAAACCTGCCGACGGGCCTGTTCCAACTGCTCCAGGGACTGCTCCAGCCGGTGTTTGGCCTCCCGGGTGCGGGATACCACGGCGCCCCCCTGAAAAAGAGGTAGATTAAACTGCAACCCAATCACATTTTGATCGGTTTGGAAGCCACCAAAGCTCCCCCCTCCGGTCACATTGGTGGAGTTAGTGCCCACCACATCTAGGGTGGGGTAATGCCCCGATTTCTCCCGCTCAATCTCTTGGCGGGCATTGTCTACCGCCGCCTCGGAAGCATCAATTTGGGGGTTTTGCTGGAGCGCAGTCTCGGCCCATTGGTCGATGTCCATAGGATCAGGCTGGAGTAAAGGAGCATCCTTTTCCAAATCTTCCAGTTCCCGAAAGTATTGCCCCGTCACCTCCCGCAACCGCTCATGGGCGTTGGAAAGGGCATTTTCGGCAGCGATTTCCTGGGAAACCGCAAGATCATAGGCGGCCTGGGCTTCATTAACGTCCACAATAGTATCCAGCCCCACCTCGAAACGCTGCCGAGTCTGCTCCAGCTGCTTATCAATGGCTTCTTTTTCCGCCCGGGCAAACTCTAGTTCAGCCTGGGCGGTGAGCACATCGAAATAGCGCTCAGCCGCCCGAACCAACAGGGCTTGTTCCTCGGCCACCAAATCCGCCTGGGCTTGGGCGATGGTGGCATCCGCCTGCTTGAGGCGGACAAAATTTTCCCGTCGGTATAGTGGCTGGGTCAAACTGAGAGTATAACCCCAGTTATTAAACGACCGGGTGCCCCCAAAGCCGGGAAAAGGCTGTTGCTCAAGCAACTCAATGGTCTGGAAGGTCCGATCATAGTTGGAGGAAATATCCACAACCGGTAAAAATAGGGCTCTGGCCTGGGGCTTAGCTTCCAACGCGGCCTGCACCGCCGCCACTTGAGCCCGCAATTGGGGATCATTCGCCCTTGCCAAACGATAGACCTCCAGCAAATCGGATGCTTGGACAGACCAGGGGATCACCAGACCAAGGAGGAGCAGCAAGAGACGTTTTTTGATGAAGGACACGAATTTCGGTTCAATAAACAAGAGATCTATTTCCTGAGCTAGGGGCTTCCTTTAGCTAAAAAATGAATTTTGGCTTGGGCTCACTGTGAAGCAGCGGCGGTATGACCGTTTCAAACAACCCCTCACGGGACCACTCCTTCTCCCCCACACGGGTGATCAACACCGCTTCCATCACCGGCGCCTGGCCCAAAACCACAAACAAACGCCCCCCCAATTTGAGTGCTTCCAGAAAAGCATGGGGCTCACTGGGGAGAGAGCCCGTCACGGCAATGGCATCAAAAGGTCCACCCTGAGCCCAACCTCGGGATGCATCCCCCACCTGCAAAGAAATATTCTTGAGCTGCCACTCAGCCAGGCGCTGCAATTCAGGAAAAATATCAACGCTAGTCACGTGTCCGGCCAGACCTGCCATGACCGCTGTCAGGTAGCCGGTTCCTGTCCCTATTTCCAGGACCGAATCCTGTTCTTTAAGCTCCAATGCCTGCAGCAAACGACCCTCAATTTTGGGCGGCAACATCACCTGCCCCTGCCCGATGGGTATTTGAATATCAGCGTAAGCCAGGTTCCTATATACTGGTGGAACAAAATCTTCCCGAGGTACGGCAGCAAGCCGATCCAATACTCGCTGATCGAGCACCTCCCAAGGCCGGACCTGCTGTTCCACCATATTGAAGCGAGCTTGCTCCAGGTTCATCGACTCCTCACCTTAAATAACTGTAGGGTGCCTAAGAGTAAGGGCTTTTTTCAGGCGGCGCAACAAAGGACATTCAAATTAATGTCATTTATCTACTGCTTATCCGCTTACGGATCACGAAATGGTACTGGCCTTCTTCCTCACGGGCTTCCAAAAGCTCGTTCTCGGTAATGCGGGCAAAGGCCTCCACATCTTTTAAAGAGCCTGGATCCGTAGCCACCACATAAAGGGTTTGTCCACCTTCCAGAGTTTCTAGCGCTTTACGAATCCGCAACACGGGCAAAGGACAGGGTAAACCAATAGCATTGAGCTCGGCATCGTAATCAGACATAGTGGTTTGACTCTGGAATAATGGATAGCAACCCGTTTTTTTGGTTAAAAAAAGGCTAAATTATAAACTAATAGCACTAGGATAAAAGAGAGATGGAGGGGTGAGCTGAACCGGGCCGGTTACGCTGAGTCTATGATTTAATATTGACATTATCAGGGATGCGGAAATTACCAGTGCAATTGCTGAGCACAGTATTATGGGCCGTCATTTTATTGACGGTTCCAACCCTCAAGGCCGATGAAATTGAACTACCGGAAATCGGTGATCATTCAGGAGTCGCCCTATCACCAGAACAAGAACGCAGCATTGGGCAGGCTTTTATGCGCCGCCTGCGTAATTCGGTAACGATTATTGAAGATCCAGAGGTAGCGACTTATGTCCAATCATTAGGGTATCGGCTGGTTGCGAATAGCGATAACCCAGGGCAAGGATTCACTTTCTTTGTCATTCAGGATCCGACTATCAATGCCTTCGCCGCCCCCGGAGGGTATATTGGAATCCATTCCGGACTGATTGAAAATTCCCAAACAGAAAGCGAACTAGCGGCGGTACTGGCCCATGAAATTGCCCATATCACCCAGCGCCACTTGGCCCGTGCCTTTGAGCAACGCCGCCGCTTGAGCCTACCCATGACCGCCGCGATAGTGGCTGCTATCATTCTGGGCACCCAGAGCCCTGATGCCGGTCTTGCTGGGCTAGCCGCCGCCCAGGCCGGTGCTGCTCAACTCCAAATCAATTTTACCCGTTCCAATGAAAAGGAAGCCGACCGGGTAGGAATGCAAACCCTGGTACGGGCCGGCTTCGACCCTTTTGCCATGCCCGCTTTCTTCGAGCGCCTCCACCAGGTCAGCCGTTACTACGGAACCCGGCCGCCGGAATTTCTCAGCACCCACCCGGTGACCAGCAACCGTATTGCGGATGCCATGGGCCGTGCCGAAACCCTCAATCCCCATCCTGTAAAGGATCATCTCCAGTTTCATCTGGTACGGGCTAAACTCCAAGTTCTGGCTAGTGATAATCATGAACAAACGGTGCGCCAGTTTAAAGAGGCCCTGGAGAATGGCCGCTACCGGAATGAAGCGGCCACCCGCTATGGCTATGCCCTAGCGCTAGTCGCCACTGGAGACTCGAGCGAAGCGCGACGGCAAATTTTACAGTTGCTTAAAAAAGACGGTGACAATCTCGCCTACCGGCTCGCCCTCGCTCGAGTGGAAGCAGCCGCTGGTCGTTTTGAAACCGCTTTTAAAGTCTATAAGGAAGCCCAAGCGCTATATCCCAACGACTATGCCGTCGTCGTCAACTATGCCAATGCCTTGTTGCAGGGCCACCGTCCCCAGACCGCCCGGGATTTATTAAGGCGTCAGATTCAATCAGGCGTAGGCACGGGACAAATCTACCACTTAATGGCCCAAGCGGAAGGGGATGCCGGCAACCGTGCAGAGGCCCACCGTTGGTTGGCGGAGTACCACTATTACAATGGGCAGACTGATATGGCGATTAAACAATTACAGCTAGCCAGCAAAGCAGCGAGTAACGATTTCTACGAACGTTCCAAGATCGAAGCCCGTCTGCGGCAGCTGCAAATGGAGATCAATGCCGAGGAAGATTCCTAAGGCAAAGATTTTTCCGGTCCGAGGGCGCAATATTTAGACCACTCACCCCCTACCCGCTAGGGGGTGGTAGGAAAAATCCGGATTTATACTTAGTGAACTTCCTCCGGAATATGATTTAGAATGCTTACTTAATGCCATCGCAAATTTTGCCTCAGCAATTATCTTGCACTTTAGTGGCAGATAACCAACGCCAGTTAACAACTCAATCAAAGGAGTTTGGGTATGTGGACAAAACCTGCTTACTATGATCTGCGCTTTGGCTTCGAAGTCACCATGTACATTTGCCATCGGTAATTAAAACCCCGGTCAAGTCTCGCCCGGACCCAAGTCCGGGCGAGACTTTTGACTCCCCATGGCGAGCAAAGCGATGTTAATCCATGTCCTAGGTTCAGGTGCGGGCGGGGGCTTCCCCCAGTGGAATTGCAACTGCCACAATTGCAGCCGCCTGCGTAAGGGCGAGTTCAAAGGGCAAGCGCGATCCCAGTCCTCGGTTGCAGCCAGCACCAATGGTACCGATTGGGTGCTTTTCAACACCTCTCCGGATATTCTCAAACAACTCCAGAATTTTCCTGCTATCCAACCGGGTCGAGGACTCCGGGATACGGGTATCCGCAGCATTGTGCTCATTGACAGCCAAATCGACCATACCACTGGACTGCTGATGCTGCGGGAACATCACCAACCCTTGGAAGTGTACTGCACTGAACCCGTCTACCAGGACCTCACTACCGGTAATCCCCTATTTAAAGTGCTGGATCATTACTGCACGGTGAATTGGCACCCGATTCGGCTGCCCCGGGAAGATGCGCCCGGCGAGGCTTTTCAAGTGGAAGGGCTGCGCTTAGTGCCGGTCCCTCTACGCAGCGAGGCCCCGCCCTATTCCCCCCATCGCCATAATTATCATGTAGGGGACACCATCGGCGTGCTGATGGAGGATTTGACCACCCAAAAACGCTTATTTTACGCGCCAGGTTTGGGACAGATTGAAAACCATGTCCTTTCCTTGATGGCAGAAGCCGACTGTCTGCTTGTCGATGGGACCTTCTGGGCCGAGGATGAAATGGAACAAGCAGGAATTAGCCAGAAACGCGCCGCCGAAATGGGCCATCTTCCTCAATCGGGGCCAGGGGGCATGATGAGCACCATGGCTCCCCTCACTAACCCCCGAAAAATCCTCATTCATATCAACAACACCAATCCCATCCTGGACGAAGAATCGCCGGAGCGGGCCCAACTAGAGGCGGCAGGGATTGAAGTGGCCTTTGATGGCATGAACATTACCCTCTAGTTGCAAGGAGAGGAATATGGCGGAACAAAAACCCTGGAGCCGCGAAGAATTCGAGCAAAAGCTGCGGGAGAAAGAGCGTTTCTACCACCTCCATCATCCTTTCCACGTCCTAATGAACAGGGGCGAGTTGAACCAACAACAGGTCCAAGGCTGGGTCGCCAACCGTTTCTACTACCAAACCAGCATCCCCATCAAGGATGCTGCCATCCTGGCCAACTGCCCCCGACGATCAGTGCGGCGACATTGGGTGCAGCGGATCCTAGACCATGATGGTTATGGAGAAGACGTGGGGGGTATCGAGGCCTGGTTTCAGCTAGGCGAAGCCGTGGGATTGGCACGGGAAGAACTGGAATCCCAGCAACATGTCTTGCCGGGAGTGCGTTTTGCCATTGACGCCTATGTCAACTTTGCCCGCCGTGCCACCTGGCAGGAAGCGGCTTGCTCTTCCCTGACGGAATTGTTTGCGCCTTCGCTTCATCAGCAGCGCCTAGATAATTGGCCCCGCTATTACCCTTGGATTAAAGCGGAAGGCTACCATTATTTTCGCAAACGCCTTAACGAAGCCCGGCGGGATGTGCAACATGGCCTAGAGATTACCTTGGATTACTTCCAAAATCGCGCCCAACAGGAACGGGCCTTAGGAATCTTGCAGTTCAAGTTGGATGTGCTGTGGACTATGCTGGATGCCATGTGGATGGCGTATATTGAAAACCGTCCCCCCTATCACATGGAGGTCTAACCCGGCCCATGCACGATGACAGCATTCCCACCCTCGCTCCTAGCCACCGCTTCCAATGGGAAGAGGCGCAAAACTGCTATGTCCTGCTCTATCCAGAAGGCATGGTGAAACTGAACCCCAGCGCCGCCGAAATACTCAAACATTGCGATGGAACGCAAACCGTCAGGGCAATTATTGCCGCCTTGCAGCAACAATACCCGGATGTGGACCTAGAAGGTGATGTGCACGAATTTTTAGAGGTCGCTCATGGAAACGGTTGGCTCTACCCACAAGGCTAATGACCTCACCGGAAATGAAAGGACGCAACCCCTGTGGCTGTTAGCGGAACTCAGCTATGCTTGCCCCCTGCAATGTCCTTACTGTTCCAACCCCTTGGATTTTGCCGATCACAGGCATGAACTCACCACCGAGGACTGGCTGCGAGTGTTTCGCGAGGCCCGGGCCATGGGGGCCACTCAGCTGGGTTTTTCTGGTGGCGAACCCCTGCTACGTCGTGATTTAGAGGTATTGATCGCTGAAGCACGTAAACTGGGCTACTACACCAACCTGATCACCTCCGCTGTGGGCATGGATGAAGACCGGGTTGCCGCCTTTAAGGCCGCTCAACTCGACCATATCCAGATCAGCTTCCAAGCGTCCTCCGAAGACCTCAATAATCAGCTTGCCGGCGCCAATGTCTTTCAGCATAAACTGGCCATGGCCCGGGCCGTGAAAAAGCACGGCTATCCTATGGTGCTCTGCTTTGTCATCCACCGTTACAATATTGACCAGATGGAGCAAATTCTGGAGCTTGCCATTGAGCTTCAAGCGGACTATGTAGAATTGGCCACGACCCAATATTACGGCTGGGCCTGGCACAACCGGGACTCCCTGCTCCCGAATCGGAAACAATTGGCTCGGGCCGAAACCCTTGCCCATCAATACCAGGCCCGCATGAAAGGAAAGATGAAGATTTACTATGTGGTGCCGGATTATTACGAAAACCGGCCCAAGGCCTGCATGAACGGCTGGGGGAATATTTTCCTCACCATCGCCCCGGATGGGACCGCCCTTCCCTGCCATGCGGCCCGCCAACTCCCCGGGCTGACCTTGCCTAATGTGAAAGACCATAGCATTGAATGGATTTGGCGGGAGTCGCCGGACTTTAATCTGTTTCGGGGCCAAGGGTGGATGAAGGAACCTTGCCGGAGCTGTCCTGAGCGTTTCAAGGATTTTGGGGGATGCCGTTGTCAAGCCTATTTGCTGACGGGCAATCCCCGCAATACCGATCCTGTCTGTAGCCTTTCGCCTCACCATCAGATTGTGACGGACGCCATTGCTACCGCCAACCGGCAAGCCAGCGAGACCCGCCCCTGGGTATTCCGTAATCCACAGAATTCCAAAAAATTCTGTACCTAATGGCCATCCCTGAGAGCAACAAGGGGATTGCCATTGCCATCCAAGCCCAGGGACTGAGCAAACACTATGGCGCCTTGCAAGCCGTCCAGGATCTTCACCTTAACATCCCCCAAGGCCAATTCTACGGCCTGCTAGGCCCCAATGGCTCCGGTAAGACCACCACCATCCATATGCTGACCACCCTGGCCCGGCCGACCACCGGCCAGGCCAGGGTGGCCGGTTTTGAGGTGACGACCCAATCCGTGGCGGTACGCCAAGCCATTGGTCTCGTCTTCCAAGAATCGGCCTTAGATCCCACCATGACGGTGGCAGAAAATCTTCGCTTTGCCGCCGCCCTCTACAACCTTCCCCCGCCCTTAGCCAACCAGCGCATTGATGAATTGCTGATGCTATTCAACCTCCAAAATAAGCGCCAGCAACGGCTCACCACCCTCTCCGGCGGTATGCGGCGGGCCCTTGATATCGCCCGGGGGGTACTGCACCGTCCTCAAATTCTTTTCTTGGATGAACCCACGCTGGGCCTGGATATTCCTAACCGTCGCGCCATTTGGCGTTTCATCGAGCAACTGCGTCGGGAGGGCATGACAGTATTCCTCACCACCCATTACCTGGAAGAAGCCGAGGCCTGCGACCGAGTTGACTTTCTCAAACAGGGCCGCCTGATCTCTGGCGGCATCCCAAAACAGCTTACAGCCAAGCTGGGAGATTATATCCTCGAGTTAGAAGCTGAAGAGATGGATACAGTGGAAAACCGCCTTAAGGGTAGACTGGGTTCGGCGTTATGGGAGCCTGGATCCTTAAGTTTTCGAGTGACCGATCCCCAATTCTCCTTTGCCAGTCTTCAAGAGGAGCTGGGCAATACCGTGAGCGCCATGCGCTGGCGACGCCCTAACTTGAATGATGTTTTCCTTTGGACCTTAAATGATGGAGTGGGAGACTGACCATGGGTTGGCGTCCCCTGAAGGCGCTTATCGGTCGCGAGATGGCCAAATTGTTTCGTCAACGGGGCCGTTTGCTATCGGCCATGGTCCGTCCCTTGATTTGGTTACTGGTCATTGGCTCCGGGATAGGAAGCATGCTAGGCGAGCAAGGGGATAGCGGCTATAGGGAATTCTTGGCCCCTGGCATCATTGCCATGACCCTGCTCTTTGGCTCCTTGATGGCTTCCCTGACCCTGGTCTACGACAAGGAGCTCGGGATCATGCGGATGCTGATGATCGCCCCTTTTCCCCACTACCAAATCATTATCGGCAAGTTAATCGCCGGGACCTTAGCTAGCCTGGTGCAGGGGGCATTGCTCATTACCCTTTTGCTATTGGTGGGATATCTCAATCTCAGTGCCGCGCTCTTGGCTCTCTTTGCTGCCATGGCCTTAACGGCGCTTGCCTGCGCCGCCCTGGGGGTACTCATTGCCGTCTTTGCCAAGGCCTTGGATAATTTCGCGGTCATCATGAACTTTGTCATTTTTCCGGTCTTTTTCCTTAGTGGCGCCCTCTATCCAGTGGCTCCCCTCCCCCCTGTGCTACGGGCTGTCGCCACCGTCAATCCCTTTAGCTATGGAGTCGATTTACTAAAACACGCCCTTCAAAGGAATGCCCCCCACCCCTTTGGACCCGACTTTACCCTGGTGGCCGATCTTGCTGTGCTCGTGACATTTACACTAGTAGCAGTAGCCATTGCCTGCCTACGGTTCTCCCTTGAAGCGGTGCACGCGCCCCTCATCCACCGTCTCACTAAGCGTTCTTAGGGCAGCCTAAGCCCCACTAATTGCCCCAGATCAACCCACCGATTAAGTTGCACGCCCTTGACTGGAGAGCCTTTGAGTCTCGCTGGGCGCAACGGCTAAGAGGAGGACCGTGGCCCCAACAAGAACCAAAGGATAAAACCCAGTAATGGCAGCACCAGCACCAATACAATCCATACGGCTTTTCCCCCCGTAGAACTACGACTTTGAAAAATATTCAAAATCGCCCAAACGTCCGCAACCAATAACAGTAAGCCAAAAAGGCCGCCTACTTCGATACCCATGGCTTAATCCTTTGGTAAAAGTTTAAACTGAAATGTTACCCTCAAATTCTGGGAGAATATATGGCTAACGGCAATACCGAGTTATTTGCAAAACATCATGAAATTTCGGCAAAGTCATTGTGCTTGGAACGAGTATCCTTCTCCATATTGGCGGCTTACTCCCTTCCAGCGTCACTTTAAGCTGATAAATTTTTCGGAGTTGTTTAACTGCCATTATCTCTGCCCCTTTTAGTTACCCTCTTCGTTGCGTACCTTAAATCTCTTTCCCTCTTTCCCGCGACTGCTAAACTTTCTGAATAATCGCAACAGCTCAAAGGAAAGCAGCAAATGAGACTTAAAAAAAGCCACTTGGGCGGGCTACTGTTGAGCCTCTCATTCCTAGCATACTCTGCACCGGAGCAATGGCAACAACTCTCCCCCATGCCCACCCATCGCTCGGAAATGTCGGCAGCCTATCTCGACAGCAAAATCTACGTGCCCGGAGGGTTAGGGGGACAGCGCCAGTTTGAAGCCTATAATGTCACTACCAATACCTGGGAGCAACTAGCGCCGCTGCCCGCACCTCGCCACCACCTCATGGTGACCGCTCATCAAGGGAAAATCTATATTTTTGGGGGCGGCGATCGGGATTGGTCCCCCACAGCGACCGCCTGGGTTTACGATTCCCACACCTCTCAATGGCAAACCTTAACCCCCATGCCTGAACCCCGCTATGCTGGGGATGCGGTCTCAATGGGAGATTTTATCTATGTCGTCGGCGGCAAAGGTCCCAGCAACAAGCTGCTCCGCTATGATCCGAAGCAAGACTCCTGGACCTTCCTCAAGGGGATGCAGGAGCGCCGGGAACACACCCGTAGTGTTGTATTTGAAGGCAAAATCGTCGTTATTGCCGGACGTTACCAGGTAGCCGGTGAACTACGCTCGGTGGAAATCTATGATCCCGTAACCAATACTTGGCATGAGGGTCCTCCCTTGAATACAGCACGGGGCGGCCATGGAGCCGCAGTTCATCAGGGAAAAATCATGGTCTTTGGCGGCGAGGTTATCATGACCGGACGGGACACCCTGGCCAATTCAGAGAGTTTGGAAAATCTATCGGGAAAATGGCAACAAGGCCCTAGCTTGCCTGTAGCCTTGCACGGGATGCCGGCCATCAGCACCGGTCCCCATTTGTATATTCTGGGTGGCTCGGAACGGGCGGCGGCCAGCATCAACCGGGGTCGTGTCTATCGCCTGATAAAAGCCCGTTAGCCTCAACTTTGGCCACAAATTGTCTCTAGGGACCGCGCTATTCGTTTTTCTCTTGCTCCAGCGCCTTAAGCCGCTGTTCCAGCTCATGGACCTTCTTTCGTAAACTCGAAAGCCGGTTCATCTCCGCCAATGCTCGGCGGTTTTCAATCATCGGTTGGGCGGGACTGCCAGTCACGATGGCCTTAGGCGGCACGTCTTTGGCCACCCCCGACTGGGCGGTCACAATAGCCCCATCACCCACTTGAATATGACCCACAAGGCCCACCTGGCCCGCCAAGGTCACCCAGTTACCGATTTTGGTGCTCCCGGAAATACCCACCTGACTGACGATAATGCTATGCTCGCCGATCTCTACGTTATGGCCAATTTGAACCAGATTATCAATTTTGGTGCCCCGGCCGATTCTGGTGGCACCTAGCGCCCCCCGGTCAATGGCCGTATTGCATTGCACCTCTACATCATCGGCAATTTCTACCCGCCCCACTTGCGGCACCTTGAAATAGCCTTGCTGGGGATCAGGCGCGAACCCAAAGCCATCGCCACCGATAATCACCCCGGAGTGAAGAATCACCCGATGACCAATACTCACCCGCTCCAGCAAGGTCACCCGGGGGTAGAGCAAGCAATGTTCCCCCAGCGTAGCCTTAGCCCCCACATAGCAAAAAGGAAACAAGACGGTATGAGCTTTGATAGTGGCGCCGTTTTCGATCACACAGTAGGCGCCAATACTACATCCCTCTGCTATTTGCACCCCCTCCCCCACAATAGCCGTGGGATGCACACCGGGTGCCGGGCGATAGGGCCGATTGAACCATTTATCCACGACCCTAGCGAAATCACGGTAGGGATTATCTGAAATGAGCAGGGGATGCCCCGGAAACTGTTCCCGATCATCAGCACCCACTACAAAAGCGGCTGCTTTTGATAACCGGGCTCGAGAGATATATTTGCGGTTAGTATAAAAGCTCAAATCATCTGCTTGCGCCTGATCTAGGGGTGCGACCCCCCGGATGAGGGTTTCCCCATCGCCCTCAATGACACAACCCAAAAAACGGGCGATCTCCCAGAGACGAATTTCCATGCCCCCCCACTCGACTTAGTTTTTTTCTACGCTATAAGAATGAAGCAAGCGTTACCATCAAAAGGGCTTCACCACTACTAGGATCACTGCTCCAATTAAGATTAAAACCGG encodes the following:
- the pqqB gene encoding pyrroloquinoline quinone biosynthesis protein PqqB; protein product: MLIHVLGSGAGGGFPQWNCNCHNCSRLRKGEFKGQARSQSSVAASTNGTDWVLFNTSPDILKQLQNFPAIQPGRGLRDTGIRSIVLIDSQIDHTTGLLMLREHHQPLEVYCTEPVYQDLTTGNPLFKVLDHYCTVNWHPIRLPREDAPGEAFQVEGLRLVPVPLRSEAPPYSPHRHNYHVGDTIGVLMEDLTTQKRLFYAPGLGQIENHVLSLMAEADCLLVDGTFWAEDEMEQAGISQKRAAEMGHLPQSGPGGMMSTMAPLTNPRKILIHINNTNPILDEESPERAQLEAAGIEVAFDGMNITL
- a CDS encoding M48 family metalloprotease, which codes for MRKLPVQLLSTVLWAVILLTVPTLKADEIELPEIGDHSGVALSPEQERSIGQAFMRRLRNSVTIIEDPEVATYVQSLGYRLVANSDNPGQGFTFFVIQDPTINAFAAPGGYIGIHSGLIENSQTESELAAVLAHEIAHITQRHLARAFEQRRRLSLPMTAAIVAAIILGTQSPDAGLAGLAAAQAGAAQLQINFTRSNEKEADRVGMQTLVRAGFDPFAMPAFFERLHQVSRYYGTRPPEFLSTHPVTSNRIADAMGRAETLNPHPVKDHLQFHLVRAKLQVLASDNHEQTVRQFKEALENGRYRNEAATRYGYALALVATGDSSEARRQILQLLKKDGDNLAYRLALARVEAAAGRFETAFKVYKEAQALYPNDYAVVVNYANALLQGHRPQTARDLLRRQIQSGVGTGQIYHLMAQAEGDAGNRAEAHRWLAEYHYYNGQTDMAIKQLQLASKAASNDFYERSKIEARLRQLQMEINAEEDS
- a CDS encoding sulfurtransferase TusA family protein → MSDYDAELNAIGLPCPLPVLRIRKALETLEGGQTLYVVATDPGSLKDVEAFARITENELLEAREEEGQYHFVIRKRISSR
- the pqqC gene encoding pyrroloquinoline-quinone synthase PqqC, which translates into the protein MAEQKPWSREEFEQKLREKERFYHLHHPFHVLMNRGELNQQQVQGWVANRFYYQTSIPIKDAAILANCPRRSVRRHWVQRILDHDGYGEDVGGIEAWFQLGEAVGLAREELESQQHVLPGVRFAIDAYVNFARRATWQEAACSSLTELFAPSLHQQRLDNWPRYYPWIKAEGYHYFRKRLNEARRDVQHGLEITLDYFQNRAQQERALGILQFKLDVLWTMLDAMWMAYIENRPPYHMEV
- a CDS encoding protein-L-isoaspartate O-methyltransferase family protein, whose protein sequence is MNLEQARFNMVEQQVRPWEVLDQRVLDRLAAVPREDFVPPVYRNLAYADIQIPIGQGQVMLPPKIEGRLLQALELKEQDSVLEIGTGTGYLTAVMAGLAGHVTSVDIFPELQRLAEWQLKNISLQVGDASRGWAQGGPFDAIAVTGSLPSEPHAFLEALKLGGRLFVVLGQAPVMEAVLITRVGEKEWSREGLFETVIPPLLHSEPKPKFIF
- the pqqD gene encoding pyrroloquinoline quinone biosynthesis peptide chaperone PqqD, with amino-acid sequence MHDDSIPTLAPSHRFQWEEAQNCYVLLYPEGMVKLNPSAAEILKHCDGTQTVRAIIAALQQQYPDVDLEGDVHEFLEVAHGNGWLYPQG
- a CDS encoding TolC family outer membrane protein, whose translation is MFIEPKFVSFIKKRLLLLLLGLVIPWSVQASDLLEVYRLARANDPQLRAQVAAVQAALEAKPQARALFLPVVDISSNYDRTFQTIELLEQQPFPGFGGTRSFNNWGYTLSLTQPLYRRENFVRLKQADATIAQAQADLVAEEQALLVRAAERYFDVLTAQAELEFARAEKEAIDKQLEQTRQRFEVGLDTIVDVNEAQAAYDLAVSQEIAAENALSNAHERLREVTGQYFRELEDLEKDAPLLQPDPMDIDQWAETALQQNPQIDASEAAVDNARQEIEREKSGHYPTLDVVGTNSTNVTGGGSFGGFQTDQNVIGLQFNLPLFQGGAVVSRTREAKHRLEQSLEQLEQARRQVFRQTREAYLGVISEVSQVKALQQAIVSNESSLEATEAGFEVGTRTTVDVLNVRRDLFRALRDHSRSRYEYILNTLRLKQGAGIITLEDLEQINQWLH
- the pqqA gene encoding pyrroloquinoline quinone precursor peptide PqqA, whose product is MWTKPAYYDLRFGFEVTMYICHR
- the waaA gene encoding lipid IV(A) 3-deoxy-D-manno-octulosonic acid transferase, which gives rise to MPVSLSILRALYSLLFYLFTPLVVIRLLWRGYRAPAYLHRWRERFGFAPPLAGKAVIWVHAVSVGEVQASLPLVRALLDHYPHHTVLLTTMTPTGSAQVRKSLGEQVAHCYLPYDLADATARFLQRVQPQLGVILETELWPNLLRQCQRRRIPVILANARLSERSARGYSRLGAFSQDMLSDLAFIAAQGKADAERFIALGAPPERVQVTGNLKFELKLPSPLESQGALLRRQWGQSRPLWIAASTHEGEEEQILTAFKQVQQSYPSALLVLVPRHPERFGRVHHLCQRQGFITQLRSEQRACDPATEIFIGDTMGELPLFFAASDVAFLGGSLVPVGGHNPLEPAALKRPVILGPHMFNFYEISQRLLAAGAAIQVETIQELAQTVQHYLGNPQLRAKAGEAGQQVIAQNQGASSKILQLINTLRANSTKEA